One Cucurbita pepo subsp. pepo cultivar mu-cu-16 chromosome LG20, ASM280686v2, whole genome shotgun sequence genomic window carries:
- the LOC111783649 gene encoding dystrophia myotonica WD repeat-containing protein-like isoform X1 — protein sequence MKMMNNGYNSSFNSNSVGLMSNAAATTASSSSSASTTNANSQSQGLKTYFKTPEGRYKLYYEKTHPPGFLPFSHGKSFSQVTLAQLKDKPAQAGPTPSSNSSASASSGVRYAAAKFLGVGGGNGVRAIGFAGGNGTGKAVNGASRSGSLVGSNGSHSILNPNYDGKGTYLIFNVGDTIFIGDLNSPDKDPIKSLHFSNSNPICHAFDPEAKDGHDLLIGLNSGDVYSVSLRQQLQDVGKKLVGAQHYNKEGSVNNSRCTSVAWIPESDAAFVVAHADGNLYVYEKGKDSTVDTSFPVIKDQTQFSVAHARSSKQSNPIARWHICQGPINNVAFSTDGIYLATVGRDGYLRVFDYLKEQLICGGKSYYGALLCCTWSGDGKYILTGGEDDLVTVWSMEDRKVVAWGEGHNSWVSGVAFDSYWSSPTSDDTEENVVYRFGSVGQDTQLLLWDLSMDEIVVPLRRCPPGGSPTFSTGSQSAHWDSITPLGTLQPAPSMRDVPKLSPVVAHRVHTEPLSGLVFTQESILTACREGHVKIWMRPSSETQSSNPESLVGSSTLASTRVGSSILK from the exons atgaagatgatgaacaaCGGCTATAACAGTAGCTTCAACAGCAATAGTGTTGGATTGATGTCGAACGCGGCGGCGACGACGGCGTCTTCGTCGTCGTCGGCTTCGACTACAAACGCGAATTCACAATCGCAAGGCCTCAAAACCTATTTTAAAACCCCTGAAGGACGGTACAAGCTTTATTATGAGAAGACTCATCCTCCTGGCTTTCTCCCATTTTCCCATGGAAAATCATTCTCTCAG GTGACTCTGGCGCAGCTTAAGGACAAGCCGGCGCAGGCTGGTCCAACTCCGAGCTCGAATTCTAGTGCGAGTGCGAGTAGTGGAGTGAGATATGCCGCTGCAAAGTTCCTTGGGGTTGGGGGTGGAAATGGGGTTCGAGCGATTGGCTTTGCAGGTGGTAACGGCACTGGTAAAGCTGTTAATGGAGCTAGTAGAAGTGGCTCACTGGTTGGCTCAAATGGCAGCCACTCCATTCTTAACCCCAACTACGATGGGAAAGGAACCTACCTGATTTTTAATGTCGGAGATACCATCTTCATTGGCGACCTTAATTCACCAGATAAG GATCCTATAAAGTCCTTGCACTTTAGCAATTCAAATCCTATCTGTCATGCCTTTGATCCTGAAGCTAAGGATGGTCATGACCTACTTATTGGATTGAATTCTGGAGATG TGTACTCCGTATCTTTAAGGCAGCAATTACAAGATGTTGGGAAGAAGCTTGTTGGAGCCCAACATTATAACAAAGAGGGCAGTGTCAATAACAG TCGATGTACCAGCGTTGCATGGATTCCAGAAAGTGATGCTGCTTTTGTTGTTGCTCATGCTGATGGAAATTTGTATGTCTATGAAAAG GGCAAGGACAGTACGGTTGACACTTCTTTCCCAGTCATAAAGGATCAAACTCAATTTTCAGTCGCACATGCACGGTCCAGTAAG cAGAGCAATCCAATTGCTAGGTGGCATATTTGCCAAGGGCCAATCAACAATGTTGCTTTCTCGACCGATGGAATATATTTGGCAACCGTTGGTAGAGATG GATATTTACGGGTGTTTGACTATTTGAAAGAACAGTTGATATGTGGTGGCAAAAGTTATTATGGTGCTCTTCTTTGTTGTACATGGAG cGGCgatggaaaatatattttaactggCGGTGAAGATGATCTTGTCACAGTATGGAGCATGGAAGATAGGAAGGTGGTGGCATGGGGGGAGGGACATAATTCATGG GTCAGTGGTGTGGCTTTTGATTCATATTGGTCATCACCAACTTCAGACGACACGGAGGAAAATGTCGTTTACCGGTTTGGTTCAGTTGGTCAG GACACACAATTGCTCTTGTGGGACTTGTCAATGGATGAAATTGTGGTTCCCCTTCGACGATGCCCTCCCGGTGGATCCCCGACATTTAGCACCGGAAGCCAGTCAGCTCACTGGGATAGCATTACCCCATTAGGCACACTTCAGCCTGCTCCAAGCATGAGGGACGTTCCAAAGCTTTCTCCAGTAGTAGCTCATCGTGTCCATACTGAACCCTTGTCTGGTTTAGTATTCACCCAAGAGTCTATTCTCACAGCATGCCGAGAAGGACATGTGAAGATTTGGATGAGACCGTCCTCTGAAACACAGTCGAGCAACCCAGAATCTCTCGTCGGTTCTAGCACGTTGGCTAGTACCAGAGTTGGTTCCTCTATTTTGAAGTAG
- the LOC111783649 gene encoding dystrophia myotonica WD repeat-containing protein-like isoform X2, which translates to MKMMNNGYNSSFNSNSVGLMSNAAATTASSSSSASTTNANSQSQGLKTYFKTPEGRYKLYYEKTHPPGFLPFSHGKSFSQVTLAQLKDKPAQAGPTPSSNSSASASSGVRYAAAKFLGVGGGNGVRAIGFAGGNGTGKAVNGASRSGSLVGSNGSHSILNPNYDGKGTYLIFNVGDTIFIGDLNSPDKDPIKSLHFSNSNPICHAFDPEAKDGHDLLIGLNSGDVYSVSLRQQLQDVGKKLVGAQHYNKEGSVNNSRCTSVAWIPESDAAFVVAHADGNLYVYEKGKDSTVDTSFPVIKDQTQFSVAHARSSKSNPIARWHICQGPINNVAFSTDGIYLATVGRDGYLRVFDYLKEQLICGGKSYYGALLCCTWSGDGKYILTGGEDDLVTVWSMEDRKVVAWGEGHNSWVSGVAFDSYWSSPTSDDTEENVVYRFGSVGQDTQLLLWDLSMDEIVVPLRRCPPGGSPTFSTGSQSAHWDSITPLGTLQPAPSMRDVPKLSPVVAHRVHTEPLSGLVFTQESILTACREGHVKIWMRPSSETQSSNPESLVGSSTLASTRVGSSILK; encoded by the exons atgaagatgatgaacaaCGGCTATAACAGTAGCTTCAACAGCAATAGTGTTGGATTGATGTCGAACGCGGCGGCGACGACGGCGTCTTCGTCGTCGTCGGCTTCGACTACAAACGCGAATTCACAATCGCAAGGCCTCAAAACCTATTTTAAAACCCCTGAAGGACGGTACAAGCTTTATTATGAGAAGACTCATCCTCCTGGCTTTCTCCCATTTTCCCATGGAAAATCATTCTCTCAG GTGACTCTGGCGCAGCTTAAGGACAAGCCGGCGCAGGCTGGTCCAACTCCGAGCTCGAATTCTAGTGCGAGTGCGAGTAGTGGAGTGAGATATGCCGCTGCAAAGTTCCTTGGGGTTGGGGGTGGAAATGGGGTTCGAGCGATTGGCTTTGCAGGTGGTAACGGCACTGGTAAAGCTGTTAATGGAGCTAGTAGAAGTGGCTCACTGGTTGGCTCAAATGGCAGCCACTCCATTCTTAACCCCAACTACGATGGGAAAGGAACCTACCTGATTTTTAATGTCGGAGATACCATCTTCATTGGCGACCTTAATTCACCAGATAAG GATCCTATAAAGTCCTTGCACTTTAGCAATTCAAATCCTATCTGTCATGCCTTTGATCCTGAAGCTAAGGATGGTCATGACCTACTTATTGGATTGAATTCTGGAGATG TGTACTCCGTATCTTTAAGGCAGCAATTACAAGATGTTGGGAAGAAGCTTGTTGGAGCCCAACATTATAACAAAGAGGGCAGTGTCAATAACAG TCGATGTACCAGCGTTGCATGGATTCCAGAAAGTGATGCTGCTTTTGTTGTTGCTCATGCTGATGGAAATTTGTATGTCTATGAAAAG GGCAAGGACAGTACGGTTGACACTTCTTTCCCAGTCATAAAGGATCAAACTCAATTTTCAGTCGCACATGCACGGTCCAGTAAG AGCAATCCAATTGCTAGGTGGCATATTTGCCAAGGGCCAATCAACAATGTTGCTTTCTCGACCGATGGAATATATTTGGCAACCGTTGGTAGAGATG GATATTTACGGGTGTTTGACTATTTGAAAGAACAGTTGATATGTGGTGGCAAAAGTTATTATGGTGCTCTTCTTTGTTGTACATGGAG cGGCgatggaaaatatattttaactggCGGTGAAGATGATCTTGTCACAGTATGGAGCATGGAAGATAGGAAGGTGGTGGCATGGGGGGAGGGACATAATTCATGG GTCAGTGGTGTGGCTTTTGATTCATATTGGTCATCACCAACTTCAGACGACACGGAGGAAAATGTCGTTTACCGGTTTGGTTCAGTTGGTCAG GACACACAATTGCTCTTGTGGGACTTGTCAATGGATGAAATTGTGGTTCCCCTTCGACGATGCCCTCCCGGTGGATCCCCGACATTTAGCACCGGAAGCCAGTCAGCTCACTGGGATAGCATTACCCCATTAGGCACACTTCAGCCTGCTCCAAGCATGAGGGACGTTCCAAAGCTTTCTCCAGTAGTAGCTCATCGTGTCCATACTGAACCCTTGTCTGGTTTAGTATTCACCCAAGAGTCTATTCTCACAGCATGCCGAGAAGGACATGTGAAGATTTGGATGAGACCGTCCTCTGAAACACAGTCGAGCAACCCAGAATCTCTCGTCGGTTCTAGCACGTTGGCTAGTACCAGAGTTGGTTCCTCTATTTTGAAGTAG